One Marasmius oreades isolate 03SP1 chromosome 2, whole genome shotgun sequence DNA segment encodes these proteins:
- a CDS encoding uncharacterized protein (BUSCO:EOG09265BAK) — translation MASTAKAKSKPPPLSDQEIQQNYNRFTSELQTLARKIGELEAESEEHGLVLSTLEEALEEEPDRKCFRLIGGVLVERTVKDVVPALQTNRDGIRKAVENLTEQYTTKEKELDAFKQDYNIRLVTKA, via the exons ATGGCATCGACTGCAAAAGCAAAGTCAAAACCTCCTCCACTTTCAGATCAAG AGATACAGCAAAATTATAATCGGTTCACAAGTGAACTTCAGACTCTAGCACGAAAGATTGGTGAATTGGAGGCGGAATCCGAAGAACATGG ACTTGTTCTCAGTACGCTAGAGGAGGCGTTGGAAGAAGAACCCGATCGGAAATGTTTTCGTTTAATCGGCGGTGTGCTAGTAGAGAGAACAGTGAAAGATGTTGTCCCTGCGCTGCAAACAAATCGCGACGGG ATTCGAAAAGCGGTCGAGAATCTGACTGAGCAATACACGACCAAGGAAAAAGAGTTGGATGCATTCAAACAAGATTATAACATTCGACTTGTAACGAAAGCCTAG